The DNA segment AATGCCCGTTTGTTTTAATTTATCAAGGGTTTCTTGAATGGTTTCAAATAAAACATCAAGCTGCTTCGCGCCTGTTCCTCCATAAACAGTAACCACCCCACTATCCTGATAAGCAGAATGATAAGAGAATACTGAGTACGCCAAGCCTCTTTGCTCACGAACTTCTTGAAATAGTCTGGAACTCATACTACCGCCCAAAATATTATTTAAGGTAATTAAGCTATAGATATCCTCATGACCAACCTTCAATCCTTCAAATCCAATACATAAATGAGCCTGTTCCGTTTCCTTCTTGCGTGACAAACGATTAGCATGGAAAGTAGGAAGATTTTCAGGTGTTTCCTTTGACCCACCCTGGTAAGATCCAAAATAATTTTCAACCTCTTTAATAAAGGATTCCGATATATTCCCAGCTATTGAGATGACCACATTTTCAGGAGTATATCGTTCATGGATGTACTCCTTCAGGGAATCTCCTGTAAATGTATTTAGTGTTTCCTCAGTCCCTAAAATTGGATAACCAAGTGGATGGTTTTCATAAACGGCTCTACTTAGTAAATCATGAACAATATCATCCGGTGTATCTTCATACATTTTAATTTCTTCGAGGACTACATTCTTTTCCTTTTTCAATTCTTCTTCCACAAAAGTAGAATTAAAGAACATATCAGCTAAAACATCTAACGCATACTTGGAATGTGTATCCAAAACCTTTGCATAATAGCAAGTATACTCCTTAGAGGTAAAAGCGTTAACTTGACCGCCAATGCTGTCAAAGGATTCAGCTATTTCCTTTGCTGAACGTGTCGTTGTCCCTTTAAAAAACATATGCTCTAAGAAATGTGAAATTCCATTTGTCTGTGGATCTTCATTTCTTGAACCAGTTCCAATCCATACACCAATTGCGACAGACCTTACAGTTGGTATATTTTCTAATACAATTCTTACTCCATTTTGGCAAGTGTACTTATTAATCATCGACTTCCTCCTGTCATTAAACAGCAGATACTACTACTCCAATTATTTATTATACGTTTTTATAGATATTTTCTCCAATTTTCTGATAGATTCTCACAAATTATTTTATCAACCTTTCCTCACTCATTAATTCTGAGACCGTACCGATCTCTAAATCCTTTTTCTCGATAAGAGTAATGAGCCTGTCAAGTGATTTTGCGGTTGATTCTGTTGGATGCATGAGAACCATGGAACCCTTATCAATTTTAGACATCACTCGATTAATTAAGACATCAGGTGATGGTTTTTGCCAATCAACGGTATCAACCGTCCACATAACCGTTAACATATTCAGTTCATCTGCTATTTTTATCGTCTCATCCCGATAGCTGCCACTTGGAGGTGCAAACCAAACTGGCTTTTCTCCTGTAGCCGCTTCAATAATGTTGTTCGTCTTTAGTATTTGTTCTCTTGTCTGAGCTGCAGTAAGCTTTTGCATATCTGGATGAGAATAGGAATGATTACCTACTTCATGCCCAGCGCTTACGATCATTTTTGCAACATCTGGGTTTCTTTTAACCCAGTTTCCTTCAAGGAAAAAGCTAACGGATACATTGTGTCTTTTTAATGTTGCTAGCATTTCAGGTAAATATTCATTTCCCCAAGCCACATTAATAATAAAGGATACCATAGGTTTGTCTGAATGCCCTTTATAAATTGGGGTTGGTGGTAAATCCTTTAGATGAATTTTTGGTTTCACTTGGGTATATTCTAATTTCTTTTCATCAAAGACGCCTTTACTTTTCATGTTTTTATATGAAGCGCCAATATTTACCTTAAGGCCATTATATCCTGGAATAGCCTTCCAAACCCTGTCAACCTTGGCATCAGAAGGTGGTATTTCATATGTAGAAGCGTTTTTTATTATACTCTGATATAGGGGATCTGACTGTTTCGCTGCCGGAAGCGCCGAATCCCTTAAAGAGGATACATAATTGTTCACAACTGGATTATTTACTGAAATCCATGCACTCAAACAAATAATTAAAAATATGCTGACCTTTTTCATTTACCTTTCCCCCTTCCATAAAGATTATGTATAGGGGGGACAAGGTAGAACATGTAAAACTCCTTGCTTATAAAAGAAAAGCTCTGTTAAACTTGTCTGTTGATCTCCGCTCCAGGTGCTTCGCTTTCCGTGTGCGTTTCGGCGAGCCTCCTCGGCGCTTGCGCCTGCGGGGTCTCCCCTGAACCGTACTCCCACAGGAGTCTTCGCACCTTCCGCTCCAATCAACAGGGTATAAAAATCAACAATGTTCATTAACACAAGCATAAGAAAGAGTCAGGGAAGCCCCTGACTCTTATAAATTAATCACAGCCTTGATTTAGCCTGAGTTTCTTTATTAATTATTCTTTATTCTCAGCCTTTTCCCGCTGCTCTTTTAACACGGCTTTTCGAGACAAGTTGACTCTGCCTTGTTTGTCGATTTCGGTTACTTTAACTAAAAGCTCATCTCCGATTTTAAGAACATCCTCGACTTTTCCTACCCGCTCTTCAGCCAGTTCGGAAATATGAACAAGACCATCTTTTCCTGCAAAAATTTCAAGGAAAGCACCGAATTTTTCAATTCGCTTAACCTTACCGAGGTATAATTCACCAACTTGAACTTCTCGAACGATATCTTCGATGATTTTTTTCGCTTTTTGATTCATTGCTTGATCGGTCGAAGCAATAAATACCGTTCCATCCTGCTCGATATCGATCTTAACGCCAGTTTCTTCAATAATCTTATTGATCTGTTTACCACTAGGCCCAATCACATCGCGAATCTTATCAGGATTGATAGTCATTGTTAAAATCTTAGGTGCAAATTGGGAAAGCTCTGTTCTTGGCTCTGTAATGGTAGCTAACATCGAATCCAAGATGTGCATTCTTCCTATTTTTGCTTGTTGCAATGCTTCCTCTAAAATGTCGCGAGAAAGACCTTCAATCTTAATATCCATTTGAAGTGCGGTTACCCCTTTAGAGGTACCTGCAACTTTAAAATCCATATCTCCAAGGTGATCTTCCATCCCTTGAATGTCAGATAGAACTGTATAATACTCTCCTGATTTGACAAGACCCATTGCAATTCCTGCTACAGGCGCTTTAATAGGAACACCAGCATCCATCATCGCTAAAGTAGAAGCACAAATACTAGCCTGGGAAGTAGAACCATTAGATTCAAGCACTTCAGATACAAGGCGAATTGTATAAGGGAAATCTTTTTCAGACGGTATAATAGGCTCGAGCGCACGTTCACCAAGTGCACCATGTCCAATTTCACGTCGACCCGGTCCACGAATTGGACCTGTTTCCCCAACACTAAAGGATGGGAAGTTATAATGGTGCATAAAGCGTTTTTCTTCCTCAATTCCTAAACCATCGAGAATCTGTACATCACCCATTGCTCCTAGTGTACAAATACTTAAAGCTTGAGTTTGTCCACGTGTAAACAATCCTGAACCGTGAGTACGAGGTAAAATACCTACCTGTGATGACAATGGGCGGATTTCATCGATTTTGCGACCGTCTGGACGTACTTTTTCTACAGTAATTAGGCGGCGTACTTCACCTTTAACGATCTTGTCCAAGATTTGCTTCACTTGTTTTAAATCTTCAGCTGTTGCTTCTTGTTCCTCATATTTAGCAATCACTTGATTTTTTATTTCTTTAATCGCATCTTCACGTGCATGCTTTTCTTGAACTTGAATTGCTTTAAGCATATCAGCTTCACAAATTTCTCTTACTTCTGCTTCAAGTTCTTTATCAATTTCATAAAGATTGATTTCTCTTTTTGGCTTACCAATTTCTGCAACAATTTTTTCTTGGAATTCAATTAATTGTTTAATATGGTCATGACCAAACATAATTGCCTCAAGCATCGTTTCTTCAGGCACTTCAAGTGCACCTGCCTCAACCATGTTAATGGCATCCTTCGTACCAGCAACCGTTAAGTGAATATCACTTTTTTCAGCTTGTTCAACCGTTGGATTGATGACAAACTCATTATTTACTCGGCCTACAATTACACCCGCAATTGGTCCTTCAAACGGAATATCAGAAGTACTAAGTGCTAGTGATGACCCAAACATTGCAGCCATTTCGGAAGAACAGTTTTGATCCACACTCATGACAATACTGATTACCTGCACATCGTTACGGAAGCCATCAGCAAAAAGTGGACGGATAGGTCTATCAATTAGACGGCTGGCAAGTATTGCTTTTTCACTTGGACGACCTTCACGTTTAATAAATCCACCTGGAATTTTACCAACTGCATATAAACGTTCTTCATAGTTTACTGTTAATGGAAAGAAATCGAGATTTTTTGGCTCTTTTGAAGCAGTAGCTGTACTTAATACAGCTGTATCTCCATAGCGGACCATTACAGCTCCATTAGCCTGTTTAGCTAACTGTCCAATTTCCACGGTTAAATTACGTCCTGCCCAATCCATAGAATATACATGTTTCGTTTGTTCCATATTTGTACCCCTCTCTATCTAAATCACTTTAGGAGGATAATGCGAGGATACTTCCTCGCTGAAATCCTCTTTCTAAATCTTCCTAATATAAAAAAAGCCATAAATGCTTATGTTATTAATTTCAAATTAGTATTAGTATGCACATAAAAGTCTTGACTTAAAATTATGTATAAAAATTTCTTTACTACTTTAATTTTTGCCTTTTTAGGCTAATAAAAAAGCGGGATAAATCCCGCTTCTGTAGACTAACGACGTAGACCAAGCTTATTGATTAACACACGGTAACGTTGAACGTCTTTGTTACGTAGGAATGTTAAAAGATTACGACGTTTACCAACCATTTTCAAAAGACCGCGACGTGAGTGGTGATCTTTCTTGTGAGTACGTAAGTGCTCGTTCAAGTTATTGATTGATTCAGTAAGGACAGCGATTTGAACTTCTGCAGATCCAGTGTCGCTCTCATGAGTTTTATACTCATTGATAAGTTCATTTTTACGTTCTTGAGTGATTGCCATCCAGGTTCACCTCCTAATTTTTCTATCCCCAGTTACCGAGCAAGCGTCGGTGACTCGACTTGCCAAGCAAAGGTTGTTTTTAATACGTATATAAGAATACATCTTTTTACGTCAAAAAGCAAGTCGAAACCTTATTTAAATGTAAGAAAAACTTTGATAAAAGCGGCTTTAGCAGGAAGATTGTCGATTCTTTTCAAAATAATCTATTGCCTTTTGCTTATCTCTTTCTATCTGACTAACCAATTCTTCAATTCCGGAGAACTTCTGTTCTTTGCGCAAGAACAGATGCCATTCGACTACCACTTCTTCTCCATAAATCTCTTGTTCAAATTCAAATATGTGAACTTCTACAGTTAGCTTTAATGTTTCTTTATTAAAGGTTGGTTTATAGCCAACATTACAAACACCATTATACCAATGATCCTTTACCTTCATTTTTACAGCATATACCCCCAACGGAGGGATCATATACTCTTCATTCAGGTCTATATTTGCTGTCGGGAAACCTATCGTTCTCCCACGCTTGTCCCCGTGAATGACAGTGCCCAATGTCCTATAATATCTGCCAAGAAGATCAGGAAGTTCATTTACTTTTGCTTCGTTAAGCAAGTGACGAATTCTTGTAGAACTAACCTTTTCCTCACCTTGAGCTAACTTTGGGACAACAGAGTAAGAAAATTGATCCCTAGAATGGAAAGGCAGTGTTTCCATCGTTCCTTTTCCCATCCGCCCATAAGAATAATCAAAGCCAGCTACTACATGCTTCACATTCAGACCTATCACATATTGATCAATGAACTCCTGTGGGAGTAAGTTAGCAAACTCAGGTGTAAAATGAACAATAAATAAATAATCTATACCTAACTCTTCAATTATCTTTATCTTATCTGATAAGGGCGTAATATATTGTACGTGCTTTTTGCTCTTTCCCAATACAACAGAGGGATGCGGATCAAAAGTCATTACTGCACTTCGGAAATCTTGTTCTTCTGCTTGTTTTTTTGCCTCTAGGATTACTTGTTGATGTCCCATATGAACGCCATCAAAATAGCCCAAGGCCATTGCTAAAGGCGGAAAATCGTTTCTATCTAATTTATGTGGAAAATTAAGTCTTTTGACTTCCAAATGAAACTCACCTTTTCTATACCGAAACCTTATTATTCATTTCGCAATACTTTTACTGGTTTAAGCAGGTCTGGCTTGCTTGGATGTTTTGCGTAAATGGCGAGAGCCAGTCCTTCTGCTGTTTCAGCGATAATCGGTCCGTTAGTTGTTTTTAAGTGTTCTGGTATTGGTAACACCGCACCATTTTTCACTTTCTCTGCTACTTTATCATTAATCTGTAATTTCGGCAAATAAGAAAGTGCTGATTCTAATGGTCGTAAAACAGTAGAAATTTCACCAGTTTCCATCAGTTTTTCTACTTCCTCAAAGGTCAGACAATCCTCTAATGTGAAGGCTGCCGACTGGATTCTTATTAGTTTGGACATGTGTGCAGGGTACCCTAGTTTCTCCCCAATCATTACAGCTAATGTTCGTATATAGGTCCCTTTACTGCAACTGACCCTAAAACGGAATCGAATCGTTTCTCCTGAAAATTCTGTCCGATCATCCAGTAATTCAATTGAATAGATGGTTACCCTCCTAGTGGGGCGCTCTACTTCAATGCCTTTTCGAGCATACTCGTACAGCCGAACCCCTCCCACCTTCACTGCTGAAAACATCGGTGGGGTTTGCTCAATTTCTCCCGTCAACGAATCAAGGACTTTTTGAATTTCTTCGCGTAGAAGGGTTCGATCAACATCTTTCTTTTCAACCACTTCACCAGATGCATCTTCCGTCGTGGTGGAGAAGCCTATGGTTACTTCACCTTCGTATGCTTTTCCTGCGTCCGTAATATACTCTGCAACCTTTGTTGCTTTTCCAATACAAATAGGGAGGACACCCGTTACATCCGGATCAAGTGTTCCTGTATGTCCGACTTTTTTAGTTTTTAAAATTTTTCTTAGCTTAAATACACAATCATGGGAAGTTAGCCCTGCTGGTTTGAATAACGGTAATATTCCTTCCACCATATTCACTCCGATCTCAGTAATATTCGAAAAAAATGGATAGACGATTGTCTATCCATTTCCACTGTAAATTTCTGCTTATTTTTGAACTTATTCTTCGTCATTCTTTTCCATCGGTTTATCGTCATCCGTATGCAATTGATGTAGAAGGGTATTAATTCGATTACCATAATCGATTGATTCATCCCACTCAAAAATAATTTCAGGTGTTTTACGAAGGCGAATACGGTGGCCAATTTCGGTTCTAATAAAGCCTTTTGCTTTCGCTAAGCCTTTTAATGTATTCTCCTTTTGCTCGTCATCACCTAACACAGAAATAAATACTTTTGCTTGCTGTAAATCTCCTGTAACCTGAACATCAGTAACTGTCACAAAGCCGATCCGAGGATCTTTTATTTTCCGGCCGATGATGTCACTAAGTTCTTTTTTCATTTGCTCTCCAACACGATTTGCTCTGTGGCTCATCATATTCACCTCTTAATTTAAAGCCAATCAATCTCGGTGATTGTTCGTTCTATCTCTGGAAACGAGTCAATAAATTTTAGTGAGTTCTGCAATTCAATCTCTGTAGATACCCGATTAGAGGTAACAACCGCAATGGCAATTTTCGTTCTTTGCCATACATCTTGAAAGTCAACCTCGGCAACGGATACATTAAATTTCTGTTTTAGACGAGATAGAATTCTCTGCAAAACGGCTCGTTTCTCTTTTAATGAATGTGCATCATAGATGATACATTCACATTCGGCAACACCGATGATCATTTACGTTCGATCTCTTCCATTACATAAGCTTCAATGATGTCTCCTTCTTTAACATCATTAAAGTTTTTAATCGTGACACCACATTCATAACCTTTAGCAACCTCTTTAGCATCATCTTTGAAACGTTTTAGCGCATCAATTTGTCCTTCAAAGATAACAACTCCGTTACGAACTAAACGGATTCCGCTATCACGGGTAATTTTACCTTCAGTAACAAATGAACCAGCAATGGTACCAACCTTTGAAACCTTGAAAGTTTGACGAACTTCAGCTTGACCAATAATCTTTTCTTGGAATTCAGGATCAAGCATTCCCTTCATGGCTGCTTCGATTTCTTCAATTACTTTATAAATAATGCGGTGTAGACGAACATCAACCTTTTCAGCTTCCGCAGCACGCTTAGCATTTACATCTGGACGAACGTTAAATCCGATGACAATTGCATTTGAAGCGGCTGCAAGAGTGATATCTGACTCATTAATAGCACCGGCACCACTATGAATAATTTTAATGTTTACGCCTTCTACATTTATTTTTTGCAATGATGCAGCAACGGCTTCAGCAGAACCTTGAACATCTGCTTTTAGGATGATGTTTAAGTCCTTCATTTCACCTTGCTTCAATTGGTCAAATAGTGTTTCAAGACTGACAACGGATTTTTCACCACGTTGAGCTACTAAAGCAGTTTGCTCTCGTGCTTCCCCAACCTGGCGGGCTGTTTTTTCGTCTTCAAATACAACAAAACGATCTCCTGCCTGCGGAACATCATTTAGTCCTGTAATTTCTACTGGAGTAGAAGGACCCGCTTCTTTTACTCGGCGTCCTTTATCATTCACCATCGCACGAACCCGTCCGAATGTAGTTCCAACAACAATCGGATCACCAATTTTTAAAGTACCGTTTTGAACTAATAATGTCGCAACAGATCCACGGCCTTTATCTAATTGTGCCTCGATAACCGTACCAACAGCTTTTCGGTTAGGATTTGCCTTATATTCTTCTACTTCACTTACAAGTAAGATCATTTCAAGAAGAGTGTCAATTCCTTCTCCGGTTTTTGCAGAAAGTGGTACAAAGATAGTATCCCCACCCCATGCTTCAGATACTAATCCATGTTCAGTTAATTCCTGCATAACTCGGTCTGCATTTGCTGCTTCTTTATCCATTTTGTTTACAGCTACAATGATTGGAACTTCAGCAGCCTTTGCATGGTTAATCGCTTCAACTGTTTGTGGCATTACACCATCATCTGCCGCTACCACAAGAATAGTAATGTCAGTAATTTTCGCTCCACGAGCACGCATGGTTGTAAATGCAGCGTGTCCCGGTGTATCAAGGAAAGTAATCTTCTTTCCATTTTCAACTACTTGATAGGCACCAATATGCTGCGTAATTCCGCCAGCTTCACCTTCAGTTACCTTTGTATTACGAATAGAATCAAGAAGGGTTGTTTTACCATGGTCAACGTGACCCATAATCGTTACAACAGAAGGTCTTTCTACTAAGTCTTCAGTTCCATCTTCGGTAAAGTAAACTTCAAGATCAGTTGTGTCAATCTTGATTTCTTCTTCAACCTCTACTCCATATTCCCCAGCAATCAATTCAATAGCATCTTTATCAAGCACTTGGTTAATGGTAGCCATCACACCAAGTAAAAAGAGCTTTTTAATGATTTCTGACGGTTCACGATAGATTTTTTTCGCAAGTTCACCAACAGTGAGTGACTCACTAAAAGTAATTTTAGCAGGAAGCTCTTTTTCTTTTTTCTTCTGAGGCTGTGCTTGCTGAACTGGTGTATGAGTCTTCTTCTTGTTATTATTATTATTACGATTATTACGATTTTGATTATTATTATAAGGCTTAGCCTTTGCTTTATCTGCACTACTGAAGACTTTATTTTCTTTTGATTGAGTTTCTTGGCTCTGTTTTTTGCCTTCAGCCGCTTTTGGAGGAGAGACAACTTTTACCTTCTTAGGAGTAGGAGATTTATCTGCAGCTTCCTCAAACGCTTTAGGTGCATTTTTAGACTGTACTTGCGGTTTTTGACCAGACTGTGCCGGTCTTTGATTTGGACGTTGTTGTTGTTGCTGCTGAGCAGGACGTCCATTTGAGCGTTGTTGCTGCCCGCCGCCCATTTGTTTACTCTGTTGTGTATTGCTTTCTTTTTTGTTGAATGTTGCATCAAGTTTTTTTACGTCTGAATCTTCTATTGTTGCCATATGGTTAGAAACCTCTATATTCATTTCTTTTAATTTTGTAATGATTTCTTTACTTGAAATATTGTGTTTTTTTGCGTATTCATAAACACGGATTTTACTCATATTTTCACCCCCGCTAGATTTAATCGAGCAACGTTACCAGTTTTTTTGCAAATCCTACATCTAAAACAGCTACAACAACGCGTGCTTCCTTGCCAATTGCTTGACCTAGAAGATGACGGTCTTCCACCATTTTCAACGGAACATGATAGGAATTACATTTATCTGTAATTTTTTTAGTCGTATTTGCAGATGCATCCGCGGCTAATAAAACGAGCTTTGCTTTACCGTTTCTAATTTCCTTTAAGGCAAGCTCTTCACCCGATATGATTTTACGCGCTCGATTGGCCAAGCCAACCAATGACATCCATTGATTTTGTTTCATTTGGATTGTCAGTTCTCCTTCTCAATTAGCTCAAGTAGTTCTTCGTATATCGAATCATTTATAGAAACCTCTAAATGGTTAGCTAAAGTATTTTTCTTCTTGGCTAATAGGATAGCTTCTTTGTCTCTTGAAAGGTATGCACCTCTACCGGATTTTTTTCCAGTTAAATCAATGGTTACGTCCCCTTCTTTTGAGCGAACGATGCGAACGAGTTCTTTTTTCGGCTTCATTTCACCGGTTGCCACACATTTGCGCATAGGAACTTTTTTTCTTGTGTTCACGATCATTCACCTCCTAATTAGTCCAAATCATCATCTTCATAATCAAAATCTGTATCCACTTGATCATCAAAAAGTCTAATTGTTTCTTCACGTGGGTAAATTCCAAGCTCACGTGCTTCAGTTTCAGCTTTGATATCAATTTTCCAGCCAGTTAATTTTGCTGCTAGTCGAGCATTTTGACCGCGTTTACCGATTGCTAATGAAAGCTGATAATCAGGTACAACAACTGTGGTAGCTTTTTCATTTTCGTTCACCATAACATCTAGCACTTTTGAAGGGCTTAAAGAATTAGCGACAAAAACAACTGGATCATCAGACCATTTAACGATATCAATTTTTTCACCTTTTAACTCATTAACTACCGCTTGCACCCTTGTTCCTTTTGGTCCAACACAAGAACCAACAGGATCAACCTCAGGATTATCAGAATGAACGGAAATTTTCGAGCGGTCTCCTGCTTCACGGGCAACAGATTTAATTTCAACTGTACCGTCGTAAATTTCAGGAACTTCAATTTCAAATAGACGTTTCAGTAACCCAGGATGAGTTCTAGAAACAAAAATTTGTGGACCCTTAGTAGTTTTTTCTACTTTAGTAATAAAAACTTTGATTCGATCATGCGGTTTGTAACGTTCATTTGGCATTTGCTCATTTAAAGGTAATAGTGCTTCTATTTTACCAAGACTGACATAAATAAATTTAGAATCAAGTCTTTGAACGATACCTGTCATGATGTCTTCTTCACGGTCAATAAATTCAGAATAAATAATACCTCTTTCAGCTTCTCTAACACGCTGAGTTACCACTTGTTTCGCTGTTTGCGCAGCGATTCTTCCGAAGTCTTTTGGAGTTACTTCCATTTCGACAACATCTTCTACCTGGTAATTAGGATTAATATGTTGGGCATCTGCAATAGAAATTTCAAGCCGTGGATCGAATACTTCATCAACCACTTCTTTTCTTGCAAAAACGCGCATAGAACCAGATTGTAAGTTCAAATCAATGCGGACATTTTGTGCCTGATTGAAATTACGACGGTAAGCTGATACCAATGCCGCCTCAATCGCATCAATTAGTATATCTCTGGAAATCCCTTTCTCTCTTTCCAGTATTGTAAGAGCATCTAATAATTCGCTGCTCATTTGCTTGTATCCCCCTACTCATATTCAATTTTTTCATTTATGAAAAAACAACAGCCAGTCTTGCACTTGCTACTTTTTCATATGGAATGTCAATAGACTTTTTACGAGTTTTGATTTTCACTTCAATTTTTATGTGTTGGCCATCAAACTCAAGTAATTTCCCTTCAAAACCTTTTTCTCCATCAATCGGTTCATAAGTTTTAATAAAGACATTTTTACCAATAGCCTTTTCAAAATCTTTTTCTTTTTTCAATGGACGCTCTGCACCCGGAGAGGATACTTCAAGAAAGTAGTTATGGGGAATTGGATCCAATTCGTCGAGTTTTTCACTTAGTCGCTCACTAACTAGACCACAATCCTCAATATCAACTCCTGTGTCCTTATCGATATATACGCGAAGATACCAATTTTTGCCTTCCTTCACATATTCAATATCCACTAATTCTAAGCTAAGTTCTTGAAAAATTGGTGCAGCCAGCTCTTCTACAACTTCCGTTACTTTGCTCATGCTTTACCTCCTTTTCTAAAATATATCACCCATATTCTATGTAGTTCACGGTAAGTTTTATCAAATAACACTAAAAAACATTTGTAAACAAAACCAAGATGCGTACAACTGTTAAGTGTAAGCACCTCGATTACATAACGAAAGAGTGGGTTTCCCCACTCTTGAACACGAGAGTATTTCTTAGTATTTCCAATAAAACTATACCATAACCATTGTTTTTATGCAAACACAACGGAGGTTTATCAGGATTATCCCTATTTAGAACAAAGATAGCTGGTTTTGCTCAGGTAGTGCATTTAGACAACCTTGTTTGTCTAAATATTCAAGAATGGTCTTAGAAACCTTTCCTCGTTGTTGAAGGTCTTCTTTTGATAAGAACTCTCCATCTTGTCTTGCTTTTAGGATATTAAAAGCTGCATTAGTTCCTAACCCAGGAATCGAATTAAATGGTGGAATGAGTGTATTCCCTTCAATAATAAAATCTGATGCATCTGATTTATATAAATCATAATTTTGAAATGAAAATCCTCTTTCTGTCATTTCAAGTGCCAGCTCTAGAACAGTTAGGAGGTTTTTCT comes from the Neobacillus sp. PS2-9 genome and includes:
- a CDS encoding YlxQ family RNA-binding protein; translation: MKQNQWMSLVGLANRARKIISGEELALKEIRNGKAKLVLLAADASANTTKKITDKCNSYHVPLKMVEDRHLLGQAIGKEARVVVAVLDVGFAKKLVTLLD
- the infB gene encoding translation initiation factor IF-2 — protein: MSKIRVYEYAKKHNISSKEIITKLKEMNIEVSNHMATIEDSDVKKLDATFNKKESNTQQSKQMGGGQQQRSNGRPAQQQQQQRPNQRPAQSGQKPQVQSKNAPKAFEEAADKSPTPKKVKVVSPPKAAEGKKQSQETQSKENKVFSSADKAKAKPYNNNQNRNNRNNNNNKKKTHTPVQQAQPQKKKEKELPAKITFSESLTVGELAKKIYREPSEIIKKLFLLGVMATINQVLDKDAIELIAGEYGVEVEEEIKIDTTDLEVYFTEDGTEDLVERPSVVTIMGHVDHGKTTLLDSIRNTKVTEGEAGGITQHIGAYQVVENGKKITFLDTPGHAAFTTMRARGAKITDITILVVAADDGVMPQTVEAINHAKAAEVPIIVAVNKMDKEAANADRVMQELTEHGLVSEAWGGDTIFVPLSAKTGEGIDTLLEMILLVSEVEEYKANPNRKAVGTVIEAQLDKGRGSVATLLVQNGTLKIGDPIVVGTTFGRVRAMVNDKGRRVKEAGPSTPVEITGLNDVPQAGDRFVVFEDEKTARQVGEAREQTALVAQRGEKSVVSLETLFDQLKQGEMKDLNIILKADVQGSAEAVAASLQKINVEGVNIKIIHSGAGAINESDITLAAASNAIVIGFNVRPDVNAKRAAEAEKVDVRLHRIIYKVIEEIEAAMKGMLDPEFQEKIIGQAEVRQTFKVSKVGTIAGSFVTEGKITRDSGIRLVRNGVVIFEGQIDALKRFKDDAKEVAKGYECGVTIKNFNDVKEGDIIEAYVMEEIERK
- the rimP gene encoding ribosome maturation factor RimP is translated as MSKVTEVVEELAAPIFQELSLELVDIEYVKEGKNWYLRVYIDKDTGVDIEDCGLVSERLSEKLDELDPIPHNYFLEVSSPGAERPLKKEKDFEKAIGKNVFIKTYEPIDGEKGFEGKLLEFDGQHIKIEVKIKTRKKSIDIPYEKVASARLAVVFS
- the rnpM gene encoding RNase P modulator RnpM, encoding MNTRKKVPMRKCVATGEMKPKKELVRIVRSKEGDVTIDLTGKKSGRGAYLSRDKEAILLAKKKNTLANHLEVSINDSIYEELLELIEKEN
- the nusA gene encoding transcription termination factor NusA, which codes for MSSELLDALTILEREKGISRDILIDAIEAALVSAYRRNFNQAQNVRIDLNLQSGSMRVFARKEVVDEVFDPRLEISIADAQHINPNYQVEDVVEMEVTPKDFGRIAAQTAKQVVTQRVREAERGIIYSEFIDREEDIMTGIVQRLDSKFIYVSLGKIEALLPLNEQMPNERYKPHDRIKVFITKVEKTTKGPQIFVSRTHPGLLKRLFEIEVPEIYDGTVEIKSVAREAGDRSKISVHSDNPEVDPVGSCVGPKGTRVQAVVNELKGEKIDIVKWSDDPVVFVANSLSPSKVLDVMVNENEKATTVVVPDYQLSLAIGKRGQNARLAAKLTGWKIDIKAETEARELGIYPREETIRLFDDQVDTDFDYEDDDLD